In Planococcus citri chromosome 4, ihPlaCitr1.1, whole genome shotgun sequence, the genomic window CTGTGGTTTTCAAACGAGTCAATAACCACATCAAAATCGTATCTTCAATACCAATTCGGAAAGTAACGACTACATCGCATTCCTGCAAATTAAGATGATCTTGAAAAGCAATGCGCATACATAGTGATGgtgtttgaaaacattttttacttACTTCAGTGGGAATGTTATGCATCCAACGATGTCGATTGGTGATCCAATATTCCGCTTGAGGAATGGTCCttctgatgaattttgaagCTGTATGATAAAtgattaaataaaatgaaatcatgattTTAATAAACGAAACGAATGCATATTTgaggtatttttaaatgaaaaaacactcaCCATATTCCATTGTTTCTTTGGCTGATGGCAATCTTAGCCTTATCACATTTTCGGATGGATTATCGTTCATGTTTCCAGTGATTGATAAGTTACTAAGTTAAAGGTAAGATAtgtttgataaaaatgtaattatgATACATCtccaggaaaaaattcaattacaatCCGATAAGATTCAAAAACTTCATGTTATCAGCGCATCAATCATTGAACTGTCCAACACTCGATtcggaaaattaatttcaaagtttgtttGTTCTAGCGACTCGAGAAAAGCAGTTACCCAGGATCAAATAACGTTGATACTGTAGGttgcgtaaaaaaaattggcagaggaaatgaagaaaaacgcATTCAAGTCTCTGATTGGTCTGCCAAACCACTACTAACAAAAATAACGCAATAAAAACAACGCATGGGCCCAAGGGATTCTGTCGATTGTGTACGTCGATGTGTCTATTTAGTATTTACATAGGAACGTTGACCTTTGTAACACACAAAtttgatatttagaaaaaaaatctcgtcaaGGAAAATTCTTTACCGCATACAGATTTTTAATATGTAGGATATGTAGGTATCACTGGGTTGGATGGAGTGAAGGCGCTGAGGCGGGGGAATCTCGCTTATGTTGATAggcaatttaattttcaactttcaagctgacaaattttaatttttattgagctgtaGCTGTACTCAAAGCTGTGCTTACGactttttagaaaagaaaagaaaaattaaaatgatgaagGATGACTAGGTATAGTATAGGATCAGATGacgctcaaaatgaaaaattggaagaactgaattttttaaaaaaaagtaaatttccatcattttattcattttaatgtcCCATACCATACGTGTtcttaaaatgagaaaaaatctaactttgaaaatcttggaaaaattgtttgtatgtaggtacttaggtgCAGGCGTACtaagtattttaattaaaatgcttagtcaaaaaattgaaaattaattttcaattttttagtctaGCTAGATTGTTTTTCAAAGAATGAGATTTCACACTTTGcagtttgatttgaaatttgaagcatcaattttcatctgttGAAGTACTTGAGTTCATGCTTAAtttagtttgatttttcaaaaattcattgcaACATCGTTGcgtaagtaggtaaaaataaaaatgataaaatatatgATTTGTGGAATAGAtcaatgaaatgaatttattttgcgtagcattgaaacaatttttaaaaaacaaaatttagaaCACTGGTAGGTAAGAAATTGGTTCAATTCAATTAACATGATCATCAGAAATTGGTGTGCAAAAATGGAaatcagaataaataaaaataagttcaaGAGTTTTTCCTTTTCGAATGAATtaagatgtgttttttttacacggattttaacagattttcgagaatctggattttggatgtttttttaaatctcttttttttaaacatttctgaGAGTACTTTCACCAATCTTTGAAAACCCCAAGTCTTCTTTTCCTAAGTAAAATCCgttttcaaaagctgctaccCAACTCCCATAGCTTAGCAGATTCTTGTGGATTtataaatctgccaaaatccagattctcgaaaatctgccaagatctgtgtaaaaagaacacgtcatctattgaattatttttttttcattttgattcaacttttttaaaattttttttgtaaaaaaaagtaaaaagtttcATTCAGATTTGATGACGTAGTGTGACGCAATCTGACGTAcgtgtttttttgcaattgtacTTCACAACCTTTGACAAATTAGCTAACcttggattttaaattttcaaaaggaagccgagaaatatttttcgttttatcaGTTCGTTGAATTTTCTGAACAAATCACTGAAATCAGAACAAAGTTTCATTCCTGCTTTTCCTTCAAAGGTACGTATTTCTGCAGATCAGTCGTAGGACTGTGGTAAGACTCTAaccatattcaaaaatttggtgaatGTAGCTATTTTCGAGTCCGCTTTTCTTTGATTTCTTTCCGCTGCGTCAATTTGCTTTCTCTTTGTTAATTTCCGTATTTCGTATCTGTTTAGGTGATATATGTATCACAGAACATAGCTACCATGAGAGGAGTACCTGTCATCAATTCTTGGAAGTGTTACATTAAATAAAGTCCTTTGAAAGTCCGAAATGTATTTATCAAATATAACAGAAGAACTGAAGATACCCAAGTGTTATCTTAGGGAACTTGACAAATCTGATCGGTATTTAGCCAGCGTACATCATGTTTGGTTACGGTGAGTGTGATTCATGCTTTATCCCATGTTCGGAATTGGATCCGCCTCAAAAGAATAACAACTATTTTCAAGTTATTATTATCTTGCAGTGAACTCAAAAGAAGCagtattttgaatgatttcataTCCCATGATAGCTTTTCATCCGGTGAAATACAAGCCAAATTGAAGCTTAATGAATCTTTGGGTCAGACATGGTGTCATATTATAATCTCCGTTAGTATTACTGAATCGCTCTGGTCATATTTCAGTTCCCGTATTTATTCAACTGTAAAATTGTTCATGCATTTTTATTACAGGTTTTaccaaaaagtgacaaaaaagtCGTCCCTTTACCGAGACAGCGCACTCAGTTGCAATCTTCAGAAGATGATCTGACATATTCTCAATTATTGCAGTATATTTCGttgacaaatcataaaaatttatggaaggaatcgttcaaaaaattcaacggtTGGTAAAGTTTCTTATTTACCGAATCTACATTATACTACGTATATGagctaatttcgaattttatttgcagCTCGATACACTCCACAGTCGAATTCAAAGGAATTCTCCTCTTGTATCAATCTTATTCCTCATGATACCGCCGTTAGAGATATAATTACAAGAATTTACGGATGTCCTATAACTCGATTACACATAACACCAACTGTATCTACGAATGTATTATCGTACGAGCCTTATCCGAATGTTTTACCCGCTTGCGCTGCCTTCGAAACAAATtcctttttttatattttacaagtaatttatacaaatttcaataatatttcgGTGTAGTTTTCAGTAAGATtcttaattcaatttattttcgtgTTTAGGAAACATCGAACAATTTCACGTTACAAGATTGTGTTAATTTTAGTCCTGctattttgggtgaaaattattacaaacctTTATTCATCGCTTATCAATTACTTCGTGTGATGCGAGATATGCACGATAAAGGTTTAGCTTTAGGTGACATAACTCTGTCAGATGTGCTGATATCAAATAATTTATGGATCCAAGTATGTGCTTAATGTCGTACACGAATCTTCATTTTGATTACGATGtgtttgaaaatgtgttttttttccctcAGGTCATTCCAAAACTTAGCGATAACATTTATGATCCTCCTAAACCTTCGAGCGATCGAGTTCCTAAAGAACAAATGGGCAAACGAACACCAACGAGTTCCAGTTCAATTTCATCAGATATTTCGAGCAAATACCCTTCTCAAGAGAAAAACGATGTCTTAGATATCGGACATTATTGCGAACAATGGGTCTTGGGAGCTTTAAGCAATTacgattatttaattattttaaataaattagcCGGCAGAAAATACGGCGATCCGCGTAGTCATTACGTATTTCCATGGGTTTCCGATTTCACTTCTAGAAATGGTCTTAATTGGAGAGACTTGACTAGATCAAAGTTCCGTCTGAATAAAGGTGATCGGCAACTCGACCTTACTTTCGATGTACCCTGCGGTGATATCAAACTCCAAgtatgttcaatttttcacaccttggctcgatgaatttttgaataaccaatgatttttttactcagGTACCTCATCATGTTTCTGATATTTTATCAGAGATAACGTATTACGTATATTTAGCTCGGATTACTCCTAAAACGGTCCTATGTAAGTATGTTCGATCTCAGTGGGTACCTGCCGAATATCCTGTATCTATTCAAAGACTTCAACAATGGACCCCTGATGAATGTATACCGGAATTCTTCAGCGATCCTAATGTTTTCAAGGTAAGTCcgaaaaaagttctaatttgtctcatgaaaaacaaataataaaaatatggaACTCTTTCAGTCTATTCATCCCGATCTTCCCGACTTGGAAATGCCTGCTTGGGCCAACAGTCCGCAAGATTTTATCAATTGTCATCGAGCTGCGCTGGAAAGTACTTGTGTATCGGAACGTTTGCATCATTGGATTGATTTAACATTCGGATATAAGTACGTTTTGTATCATCATAAGTAATCGAGTCATTTAAACtacattttgatttataattgaTTCAATTGCACAGATTATCAGGCGTAGCTGCGGTTAAAGCGAAAAATGTTTGTTTGCAATTGGTCGATAATCATACCTCTTTGACATCTAGTGGAGTTATGCAATTGTTTACTCATCCACATCCTCAGAAATTCATTCCGTCTCCGTATTTATCGAAAACTCCTCCTCGTCTATTAAAACCAAGTTAGTAATACTTGAAATGAAGATTGAGATTTATGGAGCTGGTTTTTTAATGcctttttttcgtcattttaggAGCATATATTGATGAAGATGATCACAGTTCTGGTCCCGATGAATCTGATGCTCATCATTCTTCTTTAGGAGTTTCGAAATTTCTCAGTAGGTCTCGAAATTCTCTCAGTGTAAGTTTCATATTGTTTTTACGAAAGAAAAATATGGTCGTTTCGTTAGagttgcattttgaaaaataattttatcgtGTATTTTTTATCGCAGTACACATCGCCAGCCAATTCAGAAGCAATCATGTTACATCTTCCTCAAGGTTACAATCCTGTCCAGTCTCTGATTTCGTTCGAAAATACATACACTTTCGTTACAAAAACCTGCAATAAGCCGAAAATTACGCTTCAAAATATTCGTATCGAATCTGAAAAGAATATTTCAACTCAGTATAAACAAGTCGTAGCAACCAGGAGAGCTCAAGAAATGCTGGTAAATGAACcctaatgttgattttttttttaatgttttcaataattttaacgCTATACGAGTactgatttatttttctcagGTTTTCGGCTGTATTTTGGTTGAACTATTTATGCCATCGAAATTACGCGCGATGGGTAGCAATCTCCAAGTACCTTGTTTTAAAAGACGTCTAGAAAATTGCCGAGCTGTGCTTTGTGGCAAACGGGAGGATATTCCAAAATGTATACGATCCGTTGTCACATTACTTCTGCAAACAGAAAATATCACCGGAGTACAAACGTCCACCGGTATACGAACATATCCTGTTACTGAATTCGGCATACCGCCTCCGTCTGCTCATCAACTTTTACTCTCAAATTTATCGTCGTATTTGTTACCTTTACCGTCGTCGTTTGTCTACCTTTATGCTTCGATAAAAACATTCCAAGATTTTGTATCTTTGGAAGAAGAATTAAAATATATTAAAACCGAATCCAGTGTTAGCGGATCGTTCGACGAAGCTGTACAATTAATATCGAAACGTATCaacgaaaataaaatcacaGATCTGTCTAAACGTATACAAACTTTAGATGATACGGAAAAATACGCTATACTCATGAATCCTAGATGGATGGATTTCATTTTACCAGTTGTACTAAATTTATTACAAGATAAAAAATCCGATGTCACTACAGCTTGGCATTTGTTGGAATTATGTACCAGGTATGAGTGATCTATTTAAATTTTCTGTTGAGAATTGAATTCCTGAAATATGTACtaaattgttttcttttatgCAGAGTTCTTGGGCCTCAACAATCTGTAGCGGTTTTGCTCAAACCAACCATGAAATTATACGAGTTCAAAGAGGACGATTCGCTGGCTATAGAACAACAAAGATACAACGAAGCTAAAAGACTCAAGCTATATCATCGAACATTTTTGCTACGTCTGATTGTAGGGTTCGGTTTGAAGAATTTCTTGGAAAACTTCGTTATATTTTTAATCGAAGCTGTCGGCGGGTACCAAGATaatgagaataaaattaaatctAACGCGAACCCGGTGCAAAGATTGAAGTAAATACTAAATTATTTTATCGAGatattttgtgagaatttttgatttaaaatttttttcttggtgtTTTAGTGAAGTGAATAATTTCCTCGTTACTGAAATCGAATCTGAAACGAAACAACCTCATTCGAACGAAGACAAGGACTCAAGTCAATTTGAATTCTCAGTTGCTAAACCTGAGAACGATTCTGAGAATAATCAAGAACCTCCTGGTAAGTATTTGATGATTTCAactcttatcattttttcaaactttgaaatattcattgaaaaattttttgtgtagAAAAAATACCCGAAGTTGAAGAAATTGATTCAGATACCGATAACTTGACTTCTTTACACGAAGTATTATTGGATGAAAGAGAAGTATTATCAGACGACGATAAACCTTACGCTAACGCCGAAGTCATAAATAACACTTACGAAGAGATAATACCAGCATCGGAAAATCTAGCCAACGACGCTGCTACCGAATCCAGTCAAATTGTGGAAAAAGGAATTAACGAATGTTGCAAAGTACGAATAACATCCTAAATAACTCAATTTAATGTAATAAAATCTCATATTAACTTCTATTTGTCAATAGATCGCCGAAGTAAGCGCTGAATCGGTCGTTTGGTTGGCTCATCGTTTAGGACCTGTGCTGACTGCGAAATACTTGACGAGAAATTTATTACGAATGCTCACTTTGTGCTATTCCGGTGACTTATTCGCCGAAGAAAAATCTTCGCATGTTATCAACTGCTTGATTAATATCGCGAGTAAGTTGATCTACTTGGTGGTTGCCGATTTGTTGTTTGCGATGTTTTTAGTTCAAttgcttgtattttttttacaggtgtTTATGGAGAGCAATTCGTTATTTTGCAATATATACCTCATATGGCGGATTTGATCACAGCTTGCAAACATAGTAAAATGACGCCTGCCTTAGAAGGTGGCCTTATCGGATACATAACATTATTCAAATACGTGATCACCTTCTTGTCGACTAATACGTTGAAAGATTTGATACAAGTGGGTtcattgaaattatattttacttGGAAATTCACATCGTAACTTACCGTATGTTAAATTAATTTTAGGAACCAATTAGTAAATCAGTATTACATCCTGCAATACGTCTTATGGCATCTACGAAGATTCTGTTTCCTTCCGGATCAACTGCTAGATCATTATTGGCATCCAGACTGATAGATTGTTTGTATATTCTTGGCATGAGATTAGGGCATTTGATATCACGATCGTTGCAACGATTTTTTGTAGCTTTTGATAAACTTCGAATGTCCGACAATGAAGACTCGGCTAATGCTTCGAAGTACGCGGttcttgtttttaaaaatagctctacgaatatttttaaaaaaacaataatcaattttttttctggtttagGTACGGTAAATTTCCGAATCCATCTGAtaatgaaaaagttgtcaatagTGATTCGGCCGAATCGCCTAATTCACCTTCCCCTACTCCGCAAAATGGGCAAGATAAAGAACAACTTAAAACTAAAGTAAGATATGGGCCGTCATTCTTCGAATATTACGAAATTTCatctcgaaaatttgatttaattaaCCGTCTATTATTTGGATCAGGTTATGGAAGAATTATGTAACGTACTAACGCCGGAATTGGCTTACGAGGCGTATTCGGTATTTACGAGATATTTCGGCGAATCTTTCATGCAACGGTCGCTCATTAATTTGGATTTTATTCAGCAATTGTGCGCTATTTATAAAGAAGAAAGACAGTTGTCTGGATACTCGAAGTCTGGTGAGTAAATTTGGacggaaaattatttttgtcgttttgtgAGTATTTATTTAGAGTCGTGTGAATtcaattgactttttttgaaatcacatttatgatttctgtttttttcctaaatatttccatttttgtttAGACATCAAAGAAGGCATCAAAGCGTTAGAAGAATATGATGGATCACATGCGACAGTCAgtggaaataaaattcattttccggTAAATAATCGATTCGAATATTTACATCAGAAAATGtacatttgaaataatttctaattgggtgtttttttcctctttgaaGGATTCCAGTATCGAAGCAGCGGACGAATGTAAAGAAATACACGACGAATCGAGGTAAAATATCACACAACTCAGCATCATATGTacgaaattcaatttaaaaatatattttcatacGTATTTTTACTGCATTTCAGACACTTACGTGGAAACTGGTTAGCTTATTGGGAGTACGAGGTAGGCAGATCATCAAACGACACCAAGTTCAACTTCAAGCAAATAAAATTGCAAGGATTTGTCGGCCACACGAATACGGTGAAAAGTTTACAAATATTGGATAATGAAAACAGCTTCATGAGCGGAAGTCGAGATAAAACCGTTAAATTATGGTCATTGAGAAGTCAAGTACGAAGAATTTGGAATATTGAAGTCCTgcgaattattttattatttattgtacGTCCTATGATTTGATTATTCCTATAGGGAGACGGAAATGCTGTTTCGCAATGCCAATACACTTACAGTAATCATCATAAATCGGTATTATCGTTGGGATTCTGCGAAAGATCTCGTCTTGTAGCATCGTGCGACTCGGTTGTTCATCTCTGGGATCCTTTTATTGGCAGATTGATCTCAGTAGTAAGGAACGGATATCCAGTCAATACCCTGGTACCGTTACCTGCTCCGAATGCCACCATTATTGCTGCCAATACACACGCTTCGTTAAACGTGCTCGATACTAGGACAGCTTCTTATGTTTCCGAATTGAAAGTACGTGGTTTAAAATTCGGTTCTTGGCGTGTTTACGTAATTTATTGGTGTGTGTTTTATTCACGCTGACTGATTTCAGGTTTGCGTTAATGCTACGGGTCTCATCAGGTGTATTGCTGTATCACCCAGTAGTAATTGGGTCGCGATCGGACAGTCGTCTGGAATAATGGCGGTGCTTGATTTACGTACTGGAAATATCATATCGTCTTGGAAAGGTCACGAAGGCGAGGTGAGTACCTACTCGAAGAAGAGCGTATGTGTCCCTATCTCTTGAAGCATTTAGTTTCAGATTGAACGAAAGTGGAGAATTTTTCggtgtaaaatttaaattgctaCTGTCGAAGGTTCTAGAATttcgaaatattgaattttgatcggAGATTCAATTTTAGATGGTGTAGGTTGAACCTGTAGTGTTCCAGTccaagaattattttcaaaaattaatacttgACCCAAGCAATATGGGCCTTATTcgtagaaaaaaagttactttagTTGTAGAATctcagaaatgaaaatcttaTCAATGCCACGAATTAGGATTAACAACTCATAAATATTATATATATTCGTAACCATATCGataaaaaaaaggtataaatttccataatttcaCACATCTACTTagttattttcacttttttggtcgtCTTCATCATCAGTTTCTTCAGTTCCGGAATTTTCTTTGCCAGTGCCGTAtgtctgcgaaaaaaaaattcgtatgaATTgtcgaaatgaataaatttgacttagcgtttaaaaattgttttcagttAATGAATCGCATTTGTTTGTGCATAAATATTGCTCTCCATGCTTACGTGTTCAAATTCTAACGTGGTGACATCGACATTTTGATTAGTATGAGAGCTCAACGTAATCGGCTGATttattgtattcaatttttttctaaattcgtCCAATCTCATGGTATTAAGTCGTTCACGATAtctgtggaaaaaaaaatacacgagacTTAGAAACGTAAATAAATTGAGCTTTCGTCAAATTATTAATTGCATACCTACCCCAGATATTTAGTGACATGGGATCTGTATTGCGTTTCGATTTCGATCATTTTCTTCAtaattaaaactttattttccaaagtGTTATGTCTAAACGAAAAAATACACgaggtaaaaatttaataatctttaaaaaatttgaaaaataaaaacatctaCTCACTGAACTAATTTATCTTCTATTTCGTTGATTCTTTTTGTATAGTTGTCGATTAAAGCTTCATATTGACGAATAACTTTATATAGATTTTGTATGCTATTGCTTGGcacctttttctttttcgttacaAGCTTCTTTAGCAGGAtcaacttctgaaaaaatgataaaatacatTGAATTCGTGTTAGacaatttgttgttttttttacacgaattctgacagatttaaaatccacaaGAATCTGCTAGTGTAGTTGCTTTTGAAAATGTAGTTTGGATTTTACTGATTTTACTTGAAGAGAGAAGATAAAGTTTTGAAAGAGTGTGCCTGGaatctaaaaagtgtttaagaaaaagatccaaaaaacttccaaaaaccatatttttgagAACTCGCGTAAAAAACATACTTATAATATAATATCTACCAGCTACCTAtaaaataaataccaaaaaaactAACCGATATGGGTGCACGATTCATTTTCACTGCTACTCTaaaattgtccattttcatTGATCTCCCGAGCGATGTACGGTAGTAAAGTGGTTGTTCTAATCTGATGTTTTGATAATCTGGAGTCATAACAAGCCACATCAGGATTAATAAGACGACTATGACGTCATTTTGTGCGCGCTCAAGGGATTCTAATCTACAGTCTGTACCATATGCTTCAAGTTTAAACATGAAGAAATATTACTCAAGTTTTTATCAGTGATTCAATTCAAGAGCGTGCGAATGGAAATGAGAGGACATTTTAGTAAATGACAATTTCATGAATTTAGTCATTCCTCAGTCGGACTATTTTGCTTTTGATTTTCACGATTACCTACccgaaataaaaatgataaccACTTTCGAGTTCAAAGTTTGAACAGTTGgtgaaattattatcaaaattttgtacaattcAGTTTCTTTGGCACAGAATTGAATTTGGTTCATTCAACTtggttattaaaattttgaactttctccTTTTTTGCTCTTGAAACGCTGCaatctacgtagtacgtagtacgtacattaTGTggatacctaaaaaaaatgaaaataaagattgaaaaaaaattactcactttcatTTTAAATGCTTTGATCATGAAAATCGAAATCGACAACGAATAAAACTCATTTAGATGAAATACATAGATAAACAATTAAACATGAGTATTGGACCAAGAAAACGAATTTAGAAAATGAAGtcgtcaatttaaaaaaattgaaaaaacaaaaacaaaaaataaaaattgaaagagttgGTGCATCATGGACTTTATTACAGCAGTTTACAAGCAAAATGTGTACTTATTCATTCCTTGAATCCTCCTTTGACATTTCTTCTAAGATAAACATCATCCCCCACCTTCTCCATCTATTATAATCATACCTTTTTCTACCATCTGCATTGTCCTACCTAATCTATTCTGATCTCAAGTGTATTGTGTAGAGTTTCAAGTTGTAACTTGTAAGGAGTATTAGTCATCTTTTCAGGTAGACGTACGAATTAACGGTTGTGATAGTATTCTCTACCTTGAACCAAAAAACGGAAATGTGGTTCAATTCTTCATTGTTTTTTGATCAGGAATTCGTGATTAAAATTTCGTACTACTCAGAAAATATGCTGCtgcaattttctttttaaaatctcaTAATTTTATGTGtctattttaattaatttttttaatgtgaattttttttaaaattagaaaataatgttttttttcattattattaaaaactatgaaattggtttttaatttgaaaacacataaaaatttcagtaatatTTTGCGGAAccgtaaattttgaattttaaacttgtaaattttcagatgtttcaaacattaaaaattaaaaatatttcagatttcactgcaattttttttacattggattttaatttgaagtaaggctcaaaaaattcataattattgaTAGTTTGAAATCAGGTTTCATTAGGTACTTAGTTAGAGCggtttaataaaaatatcaaaattttcaaaattcatctttaaAATGCAATTCATCAAGTTCtgaagaatttgttttttttttttcaaaaaaaatctggaagaactattgttttttttctagaaaattggAG contains:
- the Wdr81 gene encoding WD repeat-containing protein 81, with protein sequence MYLSNITEELKIPKCYLRELDKSDRYLASVHHVWLRELKRSSILNDFISHDSFSSGEIQAKLKLNESLGQTWCHIIISVLPKSDKKVVPLPRQRTQLQSSEDDLTYSQLLQYISLTNHKNLWKESFKKFNARYTPQSNSKEFSSCINLIPHDTAVRDIITRIYGCPITRLHITPTVSTNVLSYEPYPNVLPACAAFETNSFFYILQETSNNFTLQDCVNFSPAILGENYYKPLFIAYQLLRVMRDMHDKGLALGDITLSDVLISNNLWIQVIPKLSDNIYDPPKPSSDRVPKEQMGKRTPTSSSSISSDISSKYPSQEKNDVLDIGHYCEQWVLGALSNYDYLIILNKLAGRKYGDPRSHYVFPWVSDFTSRNGLNWRDLTRSKFRLNKGDRQLDLTFDVPCGDIKLQVPHHVSDILSEITYYVYLARITPKTVLCKYVRSQWVPAEYPVSIQRLQQWTPDECIPEFFSDPNVFKSIHPDLPDLEMPAWANSPQDFINCHRAALESTCVSERLHHWIDLTFGYKLSGVAAVKAKNVCLQLVDNHTSLTSSGVMQLFTHPHPQKFIPSPYLSKTPPRLLKPRAYIDEDDHSSGPDESDAHHSSLGVSKFLSRSRNSLSYTSPANSEAIMLHLPQGYNPVQSLISFENTYTFVTKTCNKPKITLQNIRIESEKNISTQYKQVVATRRAQEMLVFGCILVELFMPSKLRAMGSNLQVPCFKRRLENCRAVLCGKREDIPKCIRSVVTLLLQTENITGVQTSTGIRTYPVTEFGIPPPSAHQLLLSNLSSYLLPLPSSFVYLYASIKTFQDFVSLEEELKYIKTESSVSGSFDEAVQLISKRINENKITDLSKRIQTLDDTEKYAILMNPRWMDFILPVVLNLLQDKKSDVTTAWHLLELCTRVLGPQQSVAVLLKPTMKLYEFKEDDSLAIEQQRYNEAKRLKLYHRTFLLRLIVGFGLKNFLENFVIFLIEAVGGYQDNENKIKSNANPVQRLNEVNNFLVTEIESETKQPHSNEDKDSSQFEFSVAKPENDSENNQEPPEKIPEVEEIDSDTDNLTSLHEVLLDEREVLSDDDKPYANAEVINNTYEEIIPASENLANDAATESSQIVEKGINECCKIAEVSAESVVWLAHRLGPVLTAKYLTRNLLRMLTLCYSGDLFAEEKSSHVINCLINIASVYGEQFVILQYIPHMADLITACKHSKMTPALEGGLIGYITLFKYVITFLSTNTLKDLIQEPISKSVLHPAIRLMASTKILFPSGSTARSLLASRLIDCLYILGMRLGHLISRSLQRFFVAFDKLRMSDNEDSANASKYGKFPNPSDNEKVVNSDSAESPNSPSPTPQNGQDKEQLKTKVMEELCNVLTPELAYEAYSVFTRYFGESFMQRSLINLDFIQQLCAIYKEERQLSGYSKSDIKEGIKALEEYDGSHATVSGNKIHFPDSSIEAADECKEIHDESRHLRGNWLAYWEYEVGRSSNDTKFNFKQIKLQGFVGHTNTVKSLQILDNENSFMSGSRDKTVKLWSLRSQGDGNAVSQCQYTYSNHHKSVLSLGFCERSRLVASCDSVVHLWDPFIGRLISVVRNGYPVNTLVPLPAPNATIIAANTHASLNVLDTRTASYVSELKVCVNATGLIRCIAVSPSSNWVAIGQSSGIMAVLDLRTGNIISSWKGHEGEVLQLLAISENRLITSSLDQSICVWNVSDGKLNFNLKGPVEPVHCLAQYDDELISGTTANRIGVHTGISNDASFSSTKLRSDTFKGVLTTTTVLPLNRLLLLGADTGYITLLC
- the LOC135843448 gene encoding uncharacterized protein LOC135843448 isoform X3; the protein is MKMDNFRVAVKMNRAPISKLILLKKLVTKKKKVPSNSIQNLYKVIRQYEALIDNYTKRINEIEDKLVQHNTLENKVLIMKKMIEIETQYRSHVTKYLGYRERLNTMRLDEFRKKLNTINQPITLSSHTNQNVDVTTLEFEHTYGTGKENSGTEETDDEDDQKSENN
- the LOC135843448 gene encoding uncharacterized protein LOC135843448 isoform X4, translated to MKMDNFRVAVKMNRAPISLILLKKLVTKKKKVPSNSIQNLYKVIRQYEALIDNYTKRINEIEDKLVQHNTLENKVLIMKKMIEIETQYRSHVTKYLGYRERLNTMRLDEFRKKLNTINQPITLSSHTNQNVDVTTLEFEHTYGTGKENSGTEETDDEDDQKSENN
- the LOC135843448 gene encoding uncharacterized protein LOC135843448 isoform X1, whose product is MFKLEAYGTDCRLESLERAQNDVIVVLLILMWLVMTPDYQNIRLEQPLYYRTSLGRSMKMDNFRVAVKMNRAPISKLILLKKLVTKKKKVPSNSIQNLYKVIRQYEALIDNYTKRINEIEDKLVQHNTLENKVLIMKKMIEIETQYRSHVTKYLGYRERLNTMRLDEFRKKLNTINQPITLSSHTNQNVDVTTLEFEHTYGTGKENSGTEETDDEDDQKSENN
- the LOC135843448 gene encoding uncharacterized protein LOC135843448 isoform X2 produces the protein MFKLEAYGTDCRLESLERAQNDVIVVLLILMWLVMTPDYQNIRLEQPLYYRTSLGRSMKMDNFRVAVKMNRAPISLILLKKLVTKKKKVPSNSIQNLYKVIRQYEALIDNYTKRINEIEDKLVQHNTLENKVLIMKKMIEIETQYRSHVTKYLGYRERLNTMRLDEFRKKLNTINQPITLSSHTNQNVDVTTLEFEHTYGTGKENSGTEETDDEDDQKSENN